DNA sequence from the Sphingomonas taxi genome:
GACCCCGAGCGGATGCGACGCGGTTTGCGGCGGCGGCGCCCAGGCGGGTTCGGCCCGCGCGGCCGGCGGCGCGGTGAAGAAGGTCGGCCGATAGTCGCGCACACCCCCGTAAAGCCCCGTCCCGCGCGACGCGGCGTCGAGGGCCGCAGACACCTCACCGATACCGACCGTCTCCGGCAGCCCCCAAGCTCGCCCCTCCGCAGGAGGAGCGGGGCTTTCGGGCTGCCACATCGCCAGCGCATCCGCGCTCGGCCGCTGCACGCTGCGATGCCCGGCGGCATCCAGCGCCCGCCGCAGCCCCGACACGATCAGTCCGCGCACCATGGCGGGATCGCGAAAGCGCACCTCGGTCTTGGCGGGGTGGACGTTGACGTCGACCTCGCTCGCCGGCACGTCGAGGAACAGCGCCACCACCGCATGGCGGTCGCGCGGCAGCATCTCGGCATAGGCGCCGCGGATCGCGCCCATCAGCAGCCGGTCGCGCACCGGCCGGCCGTTGACGAACAGATATTGGTGATCGGCGACGCCGCGATTGTAGGTCGGGATGCTCGCCACCCCGCCGAGCACCAGCGGCCCGGCGTCCGTCGGCCGCTCGAGGTCGATCGCCACCGCATTGTCGGCGAGCGCGCGGTCGGTCAGCGCCGCGACGCGCTCCGGCCGCTCCTCCGCCTGCGTCACCGCCAGCGCGCGGCGGCCATCGTGTTCGAGCGTGAAGGCGATGTCGCAGCGGGCCATCGCCAGCCGCCGCACCGCATCGAGGCAGGCGGCATATTCCGCGCGCGGCGAGCGCAGGAACTTGCGCCGCGCCGGCACCCGGCCGAACAATGCCTCGACGATCACCCGCGTCCCCGGCGGCAACGCGGCCGGCCCCTCGCGGAGCAGCGCACCATTGTCGATCGTCCGCGCCCAGCCCTCGCCCCCCGCGACTCGGCTTTCGATCGTCAGCCGCGCGACGCTGGCGATCGACGGCAGCGCCTCGCCGCGGAAGCCGAGCGTGGCGACCATTTCGAGCGCGCCCTCGTCGCCGACCAGCGAATCCGGCAGTTTCGACGTCGCGTGCCGCTCCAGCGCCAGTGCCATGTCGGCGGGGGTCATGCCGCACCCGTCGTCGGCCACCTCGATCCGTGAAAGGCCGCCCTCCGAGAGGGTTATCGCGATCCGCCGGGCACCCGCATCGATCGCATTCTCGACCAGCTCCTTCAACGCGCTGGCGGGCCTTTCCACCACTTCACCGGCGGCGATACGGTTGACGAGATGTTCAGGCAGACGGCGTATTGACACCGCGCAAGCTCTATACCAAGCGAACGCATCCCGCGAGCCCCTCCGCCAGACGTGACGAACTTCGTGACCGACACGGTCTGCGGCGGGTCTCCTGGAACTCCCGCGTCCCGCATACGGAACCTAGCGCTCGATGGCATTTCCTCGCTTCTTCAAATTCATGTCCCATGACATGGCGATCGATCTCGGCACCGCGAACACGCTGGTCTACGTCCGCGGCCGCGGCATCGTGCTCAACGAGCCGTCGGTGGTCGCGGTCGAGACGATCAACGGCGTGCGCCGGGTGAAGGCGGTCGGCGACGACGCCAAGCTGATGATGGGCAAGACGCCGGGCTCGATCGAGGCGATCCGGCCGCTGCGCGACGGCGTCATCGCCGACATCGACGTGGCCGAAGAGATGATCAAGCATTTCATCCGCAAGGTGCACGGACCGCGCAAGTTCGCGCGCTGGCCCGAGATCGTGATCTGCGTGCCGTCGGGTTCGACCAAGGTCGAGCGTCGCGCGATCCGCGACGCCGCGTCGAACGCGGGCGCGAGCCAGGTCTATCTAATCGAGGAGCCGATGGCGGCGGCGATCGGCGCCGACATGCCCGTCACCGAGCCGATCGGCTCGATGGTCGTCGACATCGGCGGCGGCACCACCGAGGTCGCGGTGCTGTCGCTGCGCGGCCTCGCCTATACCACCTCGGTCCGCGTCGGCGGCGACAAGATGGACGAGGCGATCGTCAGCTACGTCCGCCGCAACCACAATCTGCTGATCGGCGAGGCCACCGCCGAGCGGATCAAGCAGGAGGTCGGCATCGCGCGACCGCCCGCCGACGGCATCGGCAAGATCATCTTCGTCAAGGGCCGCGATCTCGTCAACGGCGTGCCCAAGGAGATCCAGATCAACCAGGGCCAGATCGCCGAGGCGCTGAGCGAGCCGGTCGCGACGATCGTCGAGGGCGTCCGCGTCGCGCTCGAGAATACCGCACCCGAACTCGCCGCCGACATCGTCGACCAGGGCATCGTGCTCACCGGCGGCGGCGCGCTGCTCGAGGGGCTGGACGAGGTGCTGCGCGACGAGACCGGCCTGCCGGTCACCGTCGCCGAGGACCCGCTGACCTGCGTCGCGCTCGGCACCGGCCGCGCGCTCGAGGATCCGATGTTCCGCGGCGTGCTGCAGACCGGCTAAGCCGCGAACGTTCTTTCACACGAGACGGGGGGACATCGGCGCATGGCGCCTGCCCGCGACCGTCGCACGGGTTTCTCGCGGCGACGGCAGTATAGTACGTTCTTCGGCTACGTGCTCGCAGTGGCGGGCGCGGTGGTCGGTGCCGCGCTGCTCGCCGCCTCCATCTTCAATCCGCCCGCGTTCAGCGCGGCGCGGATGGCGGTGGCGAGCGTCACCGCGCCCGTCGCCAGCGTGCTCGACGCCGGCGTCGACGCGGTCGCGTCGGTGCCAGAGGCGATCGGCACCTGGTTCCACGTCCACGGCGAGAATGCCACGCTCCGCGCCGAGGCCAAGCGCCATCGCGCGCTGCTCACCAAGGCGCGGGTCATCGCCTATGACAACCGCCGCCTGCGCGCGCTGCTCAGGGTACGCGACCGCACGCCCGAACCGGTCGTCGCGGCGCGGCTCGTCGCCTCGACCGCATCGAGCGGCCGGCGCTTCGCCTTGCTCGACGCCGGGCGGGTGCAGGGCGTCACCCCGGGCATGCCCGTCCGCGGTCCCGAAGGGCTGGTCGGCCGCGTGCTTGAATCCGGGCCGTTCGCCGCGCGCGTGCTGCTGATCACCGATCCCGACAGCCTGGTGCCGGTACGCCGCACCCGCGACGGCATGCCGGCGATCGCCGCCGGCCGCGGCGACGGCCGCGTCGACATCCGCTCGGTCAACGCCGCCAACGTCCGCTTCGCCGCCGGCGACATGTTCGTCACCTCGGGCACCGGCGGCCTCTACGCGCCGGGCGTACCCGTCGCGCAGGTCGAGGCGACGGGGTCGGACAGCGTCCTCGCCATTCCGTTCGCCGCGCCGGACTCGCTCGATTTCGCGTTGGTCGAACGGCCGTTCATGCCGCTGCCGCCGCCCCCGCCGCCGCGTGCCGCCGCCCCTCCCGCGACGCCGTCCGCGCCCGCGCCAGCCCGTTGAGCGGGGTGACGCCCATGTCCCGCTCCACGATCGACTATCGGCCCTTCGAACCGCCGCTGCCGCCCGGCCGGGCGCGGGCGGTGCCGTGGATGAGCGTCCTCGGCGGCTCGGCGCTCACCGCGGTGCTGCCGGTCGTCGCCAGCCTCGCGCTGGTGCCGCCGCTGGGGCTGCTGATGCTGCTGACCTGGCGGCTGCTCGCGCGCTTCGCGCTGCGCCCCTGGGCCGCGGCGCCGCTCGGCCTGTTCGACGATCTCGTCAGCGGCCAGCCGCTCGGTTCTGCGGTGCTGCTCTGGTCGCTCTGCTTCATCGCCATCGATCTCATCGAGCAGCGACTGGTGTTCCGCGACTTCTGGCAGGACTGGCTGATCGCCAGCGGCGCGCTCGCCTTCTGCCTCACCGTCGGGCGCTGGATCGCGCTTCCGCTCGGCGCGCACGTCGATCCCGTGCTATTGGCGCAGATCATGATCGCGGTGATGCTCTTCCCCCTCTCGGTCCGCTTCGTCGCCTGGATCGACCGCAAGCGCGGACCGGCGGCATGATCCGCCGCTCGCCCCGCATCGTCACCGAGGCGATGCAGACGTACAGCTTCTCGCGCCGCGCCTGGCTGCTCGGCACCGCACAGGCGGGGGTCGGCGTGCTGCTCGCCGCGCGGATGGGCTGGCTCGCGATCGCGCAGAACGAGAAATACAACCTTCTCGCCGAGAGCAACCGCGTCAATCTGACGATGATCCCGCCGCGCCGCGGCTGGATCATCGACCGCCACGGCGCGCCGATCGCCAACAACCGCACCGACTTCCGGATCGACATCATCCCGGATCGCCTCGAAGGCGGCGACGCCGGTCGCGACCGCGTGCTCGGGCTGCTCACGCGGCTGCTCGATCTGACCCCGGACGACGTCGAGCGGATCAGGATCGACCTCAAGGGCGCGGCCGGCTTCCAGCCTGTCCAAGTCGCCGAGAACATCAGCTGGGACCGGTTCGCCGCGATCAGCCTGCGCCAGCCCGAATTGCCCGGCGTCGCGCCGACCCGCGGCTTCGCGCGCGCCTATCCCGCCGGTGCCGCGGTCGCGCATCTCACCGGCTATGTCGGTGCCGCCAACGCCGAACAGTTCAAGAAGACGCGCGACCCGCTGCTCGTCAC
Encoded proteins:
- the mreC gene encoding rod shape-determining protein MreC — translated: MAPARDRRTGFSRRRQYSTFFGYVLAVAGAVVGAALLAASIFNPPAFSAARMAVASVTAPVASVLDAGVDAVASVPEAIGTWFHVHGENATLRAEAKRHRALLTKARVIAYDNRRLRALLRVRDRTPEPVVAARLVASTASSGRRFALLDAGRVQGVTPGMPVRGPEGLVGRVLESGPFAARVLLITDPDSLVPVRRTRDGMPAIAAGRGDGRVDIRSVNAANVRFAAGDMFVTSGTGGLYAPGVPVAQVEATGSDSVLAIPFAAPDSLDFALVERPFMPLPPPPPPRAAAPPATPSAPAPAR
- the mreD gene encoding rod shape-determining protein MreD → MSRSTIDYRPFEPPLPPGRARAVPWMSVLGGSALTAVLPVVASLALVPPLGLLMLLTWRLLARFALRPWAAAPLGLFDDLVSGQPLGSAVLLWSLCFIAIDLIEQRLVFRDFWQDWLIASGALAFCLTVGRWIALPLGAHVDPVLLAQIMIAVMLFPLSVRFVAWIDRKRGPAA
- a CDS encoding rod shape-determining protein; this encodes MAFPRFFKFMSHDMAIDLGTANTLVYVRGRGIVLNEPSVVAVETINGVRRVKAVGDDAKLMMGKTPGSIEAIRPLRDGVIADIDVAEEMIKHFIRKVHGPRKFARWPEIVICVPSGSTKVERRAIRDAASNAGASQVYLIEEPMAAAIGADMPVTEPIGSMVVDIGGGTTEVAVLSLRGLAYTTSVRVGGDKMDEAIVSYVRRNHNLLIGEATAERIKQEVGIARPPADGIGKIIFVKGRDLVNGVPKEIQINQGQIAEALSEPVATIVEGVRVALENTAPELAADIVDQGIVLTGGGALLEGLDEVLRDETGLPVTVAEDPLTCVALGTGRALEDPMFRGVLQTG
- the mutL gene encoding DNA mismatch repair endonuclease MutL, which encodes MSIRRLPEHLVNRIAAGEVVERPASALKELVENAIDAGARRIAITLSEGGLSRIEVADDGCGMTPADMALALERHATSKLPDSLVGDEGALEMVATLGFRGEALPSIASVARLTIESRVAGGEGWARTIDNGALLREGPAALPPGTRVIVEALFGRVPARRKFLRSPRAEYAACLDAVRRLAMARCDIAFTLEHDGRRALAVTQAEERPERVAALTDRALADNAVAIDLERPTDAGPLVLGGVASIPTYNRGVADHQYLFVNGRPVRDRLLMGAIRGAYAEMLPRDRHAVVALFLDVPASEVDVNVHPAKTEVRFRDPAMVRGLIVSGLRRALDAAGHRSVQRPSADALAMWQPESPAPPAEGRAWGLPETVGIGEVSAALDAASRGTGLYGGVRDYRPTFFTAPPAARAEPAWAPPPQTASHPLGVARGQVAKTYIVAEAEDGLVLVDQHAAHERLVLERMRAALAGGRVASQALLLPEVVELEEPACDRLEARAAELAELGLDLERFGPTAMLVRATPALLGQADPTGLVTDLADELAAFDQALSLRERLDAVAGTMACHGSVRAGRVLGVTEMNALLREMEATPHSGQCNHGRPTWVKLAHGDIEKLFGRR